In Parasteatoda tepidariorum isolate YZ-2023 chromosome 2, CAS_Ptep_4.0, whole genome shotgun sequence, one DNA window encodes the following:
- the LOC107447716 gene encoding uncharacterized protein isoform X1, which yields MAEIKQEGTTSPSNRRRRRNHSLLIWMLAVILETTRHGVHGGHHRNNGAIEKLLTAGLIAKALAKGGEEGGGGGGHHFVPVHIPVHHHGHHHHGHHHASASNNHHHHVHHKYVPIPVKHHTNFIIAHHKVPVHVHVPVPVVKTKVVHVPVEKTKIVPIIVNKDHDSHHHHHSQPSYPYMAHADTVLRPKKYKPSLSQPHIALATNSKNKQVRITSLGKVKQVKDPSSNGTSLKFQHSSGSPDKWIVVVKTKKRSSIRRSGDMAKRSDTTLPMTTSTTTSLKPKIRAR from the exons acgCCGGAGAAGGAACCACAGTTTGCTCATATGGATGCTAGCAGTCATATTGGAAACAACCAGACATGGCGTGCATGGTGGCCATCATCGCAATAATGGTGCAATAGAGAAACTTCTGACAGCGGGCCTCATTGCCAAAGCACTTGCCAAAGGCGGAGAAGAAGGAGGAGGAGGTGGTGGCCATCATTTTGTGCCTGTCCATATACCAGTCCATCATCATGGACATCACCATCATGGTCACCATCACGCATCAGCAAGCAATAATCATCATCATCACGTTCATCATAAATATGTTCCAATACC gGTAAAACACCACACTAATTTTATCATAGCACATCATAAAGTACCAGTTCACGTACATGTGCCAGTTCCAGTGGTCAAAACCAAGGTGGTACACGTGCCAGTAGAGAAAACCAAAATTGTACCGATCATTGTCAATAAGGACCATGACAGCCACCACCACCACCACAGCCAACCCAGCTATCCTTACATGGCACATGCTGATACAGTTCTACGCCCAAAGAAGTACAAGCCTTCATTATCTCAACCTCACATAGCCTTAGCAACAAACTCAAAGAATAAGCAAGTTAGAATTACAAGTCTTGGAAAAGTTAAACAAGTTAAAGACCCTTCCTCGAATGGAACTTCTTTGAAA TTTCAACATTCATCTGGATCTCCCGATAAGTGGATTGTAGtggtaaaaactaaaaagcGATCATCGATACGTAGATCTGGAGACATGGCAAAAAGGAGTGACACGACTCTGCCCATGACAACCTCTACGACAACCTCTCTGAAGCCAAAGATTAGGGCAAGATGA
- the LOC107447716 gene encoding uncharacterized protein isoform X2 codes for MLAVILETTRHGVHGGHHRNNGAIEKLLTAGLIAKALAKGGEEGGGGGGHHFVPVHIPVHHHGHHHHGHHHASASNNHHHHVHHKYVPIPVKHHTNFIIAHHKVPVHVHVPVPVVKTKVVHVPVEKTKIVPIIVNKDHDSHHHHHSQPSYPYMAHADTVLRPKKYKPSLSQPHIALATNSKNKQVRITSLGKVKQVKDPSSNGTSLKFQHSSGSPDKWIVVVKTKKRSSIRRSGDMAKRSDTTLPMTTSTTTSLKPKIRAR; via the exons ATGCTAGCAGTCATATTGGAAACAACCAGACATGGCGTGCATGGTGGCCATCATCGCAATAATGGTGCAATAGAGAAACTTCTGACAGCGGGCCTCATTGCCAAAGCACTTGCCAAAGGCGGAGAAGAAGGAGGAGGAGGTGGTGGCCATCATTTTGTGCCTGTCCATATACCAGTCCATCATCATGGACATCACCATCATGGTCACCATCACGCATCAGCAAGCAATAATCATCATCATCACGTTCATCATAAATATGTTCCAATACC gGTAAAACACCACACTAATTTTATCATAGCACATCATAAAGTACCAGTTCACGTACATGTGCCAGTTCCAGTGGTCAAAACCAAGGTGGTACACGTGCCAGTAGAGAAAACCAAAATTGTACCGATCATTGTCAATAAGGACCATGACAGCCACCACCACCACCACAGCCAACCCAGCTATCCTTACATGGCACATGCTGATACAGTTCTACGCCCAAAGAAGTACAAGCCTTCATTATCTCAACCTCACATAGCCTTAGCAACAAACTCAAAGAATAAGCAAGTTAGAATTACAAGTCTTGGAAAAGTTAAACAAGTTAAAGACCCTTCCTCGAATGGAACTTCTTTGAAA TTTCAACATTCATCTGGATCTCCCGATAAGTGGATTGTAGtggtaaaaactaaaaagcGATCATCGATACGTAGATCTGGAGACATGGCAAAAAGGAGTGACACGACTCTGCCCATGACAACCTCTACGACAACCTCTCTGAAGCCAAAGATTAGGGCAAGATGA